Proteins found in one Passer domesticus isolate bPasDom1 chromosome 16, bPasDom1.hap1, whole genome shotgun sequence genomic segment:
- the LOC135282203 gene encoding uncharacterized protein DDB_G0290685-like translates to MARSILLLGLLTLWAQLQAAPIAEFHGVAPAGWPPPGQLGSTLSLEAGKEPSTVPDNGGGDSDKNSSNRNEMRDSNSHETGESNSRETGDAGNKNQLCDCNGHDHGDNNRDKAADDHHGGVNSDSSNSNEGGDDGDKNGLSEGKDNDNGNGDSDSGDDGVNGDSSNSNEDGDDGVKNDLSEGKDNDSDDGDDDSDDGNGDSDDGNDDGYDLINDENSYSNEDDDDGINDENSYSNEDGDDDISSDSSNSNEDDDSYDNEYDHSNSNENGADYGGWRF, encoded by the exons ATGGCACGGAGCATCCTCCTGCTGGGGCTCCTCACcctgtgggcacagctgcaggcagcacccattgcag AGTTCCATGGAGTAGCTCCAGCTGGGTGGCCACCACCAGGGCAGCTGGGAAGCACCCTGAGCCTTGAGGCTGGGAAAGAGCCCAGCACGGTGCCTGACAATGGtggtggtgacagtgacaaaaACAGCTCCAATAGAAATGAAATGCGTGACTCCAATAGCCATGAAACTGGTGAGTCCAATAGCAGGGAAACTGGTGATGCTGGTAATAAAAATCAGCTTTGTGATTGCAATGGCCATGATCATGGTGACAACAACAGAGATAAAGCTGCTGATGATCATCATGGTGGTGTCAACAGTGACAGTTCCAATAGCAATGAAGGTGGTGATGATGGTGATAAAAATGGCCTTTCTGAAGGCAAGGACAATGACAATGGAaatggtgacagtgacagtggtgATGATGGTGTCAACGGTGACAGTTCCAATAGCAATGAAGATGGTGATGATGGTGTTAAAAATGACCTTTCTGAAGGCAAGGACAATGACagtgatgatggtgatgatgacaGCGATGATGGCAATGGTGATAGTGATGATGGCAATGATGATGGTTATGATCTCATCAATGATGAAAATTCCTATAGcaatgaagatgatgatgatggcaTCAATGATGAAAATTCCTATAGCAATGAAGATGGTGATGATGACATCAGCAGTGACAGTTCCAATAGCAATGAAGATGATGACTCCTATGACAATGAATATGATCACTCCAATAGCAATGAAAACGGGGCTGATTATGGGGGTTGGAGATTTTAG